In Shewanella sp. GD04112, the sequence GTGCGGTTGCCCTGGATGTAGTACCATCGGATCTATTGCAATCGGTGGAAGTGAGCAAAACCTTAACGCCGGATATGGATGCCGATGCACTGGGCGGCGCGATTGAGGTTAAAAGTCTGTCGGCCTTCGATCGCGATGATACTTATCTCAACCTCAACGCCGAGGCGAGCCAAGATACCTTAACCGACAATACCAATCCCAAACTCGCCGCCAGCTACAGCGATATCTTTGCCGACAAACTAGGGGTAGCCATAGGTGCCAGTTGGTATAACCGCGACTTTGGCTCAGATAACGTCGAAACCGGCGGTAAATGGGAGTTTGCTGGGGATAACGGCTTTGAGGATGCGGCGCTCGAATCCATCGATGCGCGGGATTATGAAATCAATCGGGAACGTTTAGGCATAGGGGTGAACTTCGATTATCGTCCGAGCGATGATACCGATCTGTATCTGCGCACCCTTTACAGTGAGTTTGATGATACTGAAACCCGTAACAGCGCTAAAACCAAGTGGAAATCGCCGCAACAAGCCAATGCTCTCAGCCAAGGCAAAACCACCCGCTCGCTAAAATCACGCACCGAAAATCAAAACATCACCTCCTTTGTGCTGGGCGGTCAAACCCGCTTCGAACGCTGGACCTTCGACTATCAGGCGAGCCACAGCACCGCCAGCGCCGAAAAACCGCGGGATATCGCCGGCGCCGACTTTGTCGCCAAGATTGATAACACGGGTTTTGGCAATACCAAACAGCCACAGATTATCGCCCCCGAAGATTACTTTCAAAATGCTAACTTTGAGCTAGATGAGATTGAAATCGCCGCTTCCAAGGCCGAAGACACCATAAACAGTGGTCAACTGGATCTCACCCGCCAGTTAACCCTCGCGGATTACAGTGTCGAGCTAAAAACCGGGGTCAAGCTAAGTCGCCGCGATAAATCCAATCGCGAAGATATCTGGATCTACAGCGACTTAGGCGATCAAGGCGTGAGCGATGACGATTTGCTATTGAGTCAATATGCGGGCAATGAGCTTGACTATGACCTCGGCCGCTTTGGCAGCGGGATCGATGCTACGCCGCTGTGGCAGCTTATCGACAGCCTCAATGCCGAGAGCAATCGCGATGATATCGAGTCCACCATTAACGATTTTGATATCAGCGAAGATATCAACGCCGCCTACCTAATGGGTCATATTGATATCGATAAACTGCGTATCTTAACTGGGCTACGTTTCGAGCAAAATCAATGGGAATCCAGCGGCTACGGTTACGATGGCGCCAAGGGCGAGTTTATCGATATCAACCACTCCCGCGATGAGGATCATTGGCTGCCCGCACTGCATCTCACTTACCGCTATAGCGACAATACCGTGCTGCGCGCCGCTTGGACCAACACCTTAGTCCGTCCGACCTTTGGCCAATTAGCGCCGGGATATTTGCTCGAGGAGGATGATGGTGACATCGATTTAACCTTCGGTAATCCACAGCTTAAGTCGCTCGAATCGATGAACTTTGACTTAAGCCTCGAGCACTATTTTGGCAATATCGGCTTAATTTCGGCGGGGCTGTTTTATAAAGATATCGACAACTTTATCTATCAGGCGGATTTAGCTGGCCGTGGCGACTATGTGGATGCCCATAGCGCCGTGACCTTTGTCAATGGCGACAGTGCCGATATCTACGGCCTGGAACTCAGCTATGTGCAAGAGTTTAACTTTTTGCCCGAGCCCTTTAATGCACTGGTGCTCAACTCTAACCTTACCTACACGGACTCCAGCGCCAAGATCAGTTGGCTGGAGGATGGCCAGTTACTGAGCCGCGATATTCCCATGCCAAGTCAATCGGATCTCACCGCTAACCTGTCGCTTGGCTATGAAAACAGTTACGCCAGTGTCTGGTTGTCAGCAGCCTATAAATCCGAATATTTACAGGAAGTCACTGAGCTCAGTGATGAGCGTTACGATCTCTATCAAGACAATCACTTGCAGTGGGATTTTGTCGCCAAGGCCCATTTAACCAGCAATTTAACCTTGTATTTCAAAGGGGTGAATCTGACCGACGAGCCCTATTACAGCTACACGGGTGAAAGCAGCTACAACGCCCAATACGAAGCCTATGGCCGCACTTTCCAGTTAGGCGTGCAGTACACCAACTATTAATCACCTATTGAATAAGAACAAAGATATGACAACAACATTTACCAAAATTAGTGCCATAGCCGTTAGCTTAGCAGGCCTTATCAGTGCGCCCTTGAGCGCATTCGCTCAACCAATCACAGCCCCAGCCCACAAAGGCAGCCAAGCCCAAGCCTTGCTGTTTACCAAGGATAACAACGCAATAATCCCTGCCGTTGATTGGCTTTGGGTCAGTGAAAAAAATGGTTTGATGTTACAAAGCATGCCAAGCGCTGATAAAACGTCGCTACCCGCCGCCAAAACCTTAGTCAAAGGTGAGTTTGAGCTGTTGGCCTTTAGCGATCCCTATGCCTTAACGCTCGATCGCCGTGCCGATCGCATTCGCCCTATCATGATTAAACAGATTGAGGACAAAGTTGCGACCAACGTGTTGCCACTGCTGCCGATGGCATCGTTTGAAATCAATTGGATCTGTATTCAGCCAAGGCCGCAGGATGGCAATATCTACGCTTGGTTTGGCGGCGAAGACGGTTATAGCGAGCAATGGCTATTAGGCGATGCCGGACACTTTATGCCGAAAAAAATGCGTAGTCAGGCGATTCCCGTCAACAGCACCAGCTGCGCCATCGATGGAGATAAACTGTTAGTGAGTGAGCCCGAAGCCGGTGTCTGGCAATTTGATGCCAGCCCCTTCGCCGATAATAGCGCTAAGTTGATTCTCGCCGCCCTCAATAATGATATCGCGGGCATGCAAGTCATCGATGGCAAGTTATTGTTAAGCGATAAAAAAGGCGTCCTGACCTTAGATCAACAACCGATTGCAAACTACCACTTGGGTAAAGTGCAAGGGCTAAGCGGTTATCGCAGCGGCGGTAATATTAGCAACATTAAAGACAATCACACCACCCTTCAGCTCTCGCTTTATGATGATAAAACCGATCAATATTGGTTTACCGAGGCATCATTATCCGCAGCTAGCATTGAACCTAACGCAAAAGAAACTCAAAAGGAGATTGTCGAAATTC encodes:
- a CDS encoding TonB-dependent receptor is translated as MQSRTPPLQQELQQGSQAPRKQHAIPKTRLAARLSAISLAMMVAGFSTHALAVGKLEGQIRDNVSQQPLAGATVTLKELNLSQQAGRDGRFFFVGVQDGDYTLVVNYLGAMPLEHSVSIRDKQTTLQDINLSSQDVEHIRVVGQQGALSKSMNRQRGADNVLSVVSADVLGNFPDSNISESLQRVPGLSIERDQGEGRFVRVRGMAPDYNSVSMNGTRLPSPESDRRAVALDVVPSDLLQSVEVSKTLTPDMDADALGGAIEVKSLSAFDRDDTYLNLNAEASQDTLTDNTNPKLAASYSDIFADKLGVAIGASWYNRDFGSDNVETGGKWEFAGDNGFEDAALESIDARDYEINRERLGIGVNFDYRPSDDTDLYLRTLYSEFDDTETRNSAKTKWKSPQQANALSQGKTTRSLKSRTENQNITSFVLGGQTRFERWTFDYQASHSTASAEKPRDIAGADFVAKIDNTGFGNTKQPQIIAPEDYFQNANFELDEIEIAASKAEDTINSGQLDLTRQLTLADYSVELKTGVKLSRRDKSNREDIWIYSDLGDQGVSDDDLLLSQYAGNELDYDLGRFGSGIDATPLWQLIDSLNAESNRDDIESTINDFDISEDINAAYLMGHIDIDKLRILTGLRFEQNQWESSGYGYDGAKGEFIDINHSRDEDHWLPALHLTYRYSDNTVLRAAWTNTLVRPTFGQLAPGYLLEEDDGDIDLTFGNPQLKSLESMNFDLSLEHYFGNIGLISAGLFYKDIDNFIYQADLAGRGDYVDAHSAVTFVNGDSADIYGLELSYVQEFNFLPEPFNALVLNSNLTYTDSSAKISWLEDGQLLSRDIPMPSQSDLTANLSLGYENSYASVWLSAAYKSEYLQEVTELSDERYDLYQDNHLQWDFVAKAHLTSNLTLYFKGVNLTDEPYYSYTGESSYNAQYEAYGRTFQLGVQYTNY